Proteins encoded in a region of the Spiribacter sp. 1M189 genome:
- a CDS encoding MerR family transcriptional regulator → MLDASSNDELPPIPAKRYFTIGEVSELCAVKPHVLRYWEQEFPQLNPVKRRGNRRYYQRQDVILIRQIRGLLYQQGFTIGGARQQLSGETAKDDANQRQQVIRQMRSELEAVLAELKR, encoded by the coding sequence ATGCTGGACGCGAGCAGTAACGACGAGCTGCCGCCGATCCCGGCGAAACGCTACTTCACCATCGGTGAGGTCAGTGAGCTGTGCGCGGTCAAACCCCATGTGCTGCGCTACTGGGAGCAGGAGTTCCCGCAGCTCAATCCCGTCAAGCGGCGCGGCAACCGGCGCTATTACCAGCGTCAGGACGTCATTCTCATTCGTCAGATCCGGGGTCTGCTCTATCAGCAGGGCTTTACCATTGGCGGTGCCCGCCAGCAGCTCTCCGGCGAAACGGCCAAGGACGACGCCAACCAGCGCCAGCAGGTGATCCGTCAGATGCGCAGCGAACTCGAAGCAGTCCTCGCCGAGCTCAAGCGCTGA
- the ihfA gene encoding integration host factor subunit alpha has translation MALTKADMAERLFEEVGLNKREAKELVESFFEEIRSALEDGTPVKLSGFGNFDLRDKNERPGRNPKTGEEIPISARRVVTFRPGQKLKSRVEAYAGREQ, from the coding sequence ATGGCGTTGACCAAGGCCGATATGGCCGAGCGGCTTTTCGAAGAAGTCGGTCTGAACAAGCGTGAGGCCAAGGAACTTGTCGAGAGCTTCTTCGAGGAAATCCGGAGCGCCCTCGAGGATGGCACGCCGGTCAAGCTTTCCGGATTCGGTAACTTCGATCTGCGGGATAAGAATGAACGCCCGGGACGCAACCCAAAGACCGGCGAGGAGATCCCCATCTCTGCGCGGCGGGTGGTGACCTTCCGGCCTGGGCAGAAACTGAAATCGAGGGTGGAGGCCTATGCTGGACGCGAGCAGTAA
- the pheT gene encoding phenylalanine--tRNA ligase subunit beta, whose amino-acid sequence MRISEHWLREWVAVPEATSELAERLTMAGLEVDAVETAAPAFSDVVVGEITECEQHPDAERLRVCQVNDGTDEPKTVVCGAPNAVAGLKAPFARVGARLPEAMKIKAAKLRGIKSFGMLCAARELGLSEESAGLMALPAEAPVGADLRDWLDLDDPVIEVELTPNRSDCLSMAGVAREVGVLTRNPVAVPAIEEVPATTEATLGVTLESPADCPRYCGRVVHGVNTQAPTPTWLAERLRRAGIRPLGIVVDITNYLMLELGQPMHAFDLAMLVGGIRVRQARPGERLELLNGDTVSLGADTLVIADEQKPVALAGVMGGQATAVSDGTTDIFLEAAFFAPAAIAGRAREYGLHTDSSHRFERGVDPERCREAMERATALLLAHAGGEPGPVTEAVDAVHLPQERRVTVRPTRVNALLGTAIDEEAMRETLTRLGMVPEEKGEHWEIVAPSWRFDIAREVDLIEEIARIHGYDRLPSRRTALPASIPPESESRVTLARIRSLLVDRGYQEAITYSFVSEGLQSALDPEHTPLALANPLSSDMGVMRSSLWPGLIGAVIHNQNRQMARVRLFEAGLRFRGTLEDLEQTPVVAGVVTGSAHVQHWADASRPVDFFDIKGDVEALITLASPQRRCHFRPESHPALHPGQAARVYLDDRPIGWVGALHPQQARDLDLDKGVYLFELEQSAFQDRSLPAFQPISRYPAIRRDLAVVVAESVTAESVRECISKAAGQSLQSLQLFDVYRGKGVQDGCKSLAMGLIVQDYSRTLTDEEVDRIQQDVIRALGESLGAELRE is encoded by the coding sequence ATGAGAATCAGCGAACATTGGTTACGTGAATGGGTGGCGGTCCCGGAGGCCACTTCAGAATTGGCTGAACGGCTCACGATGGCAGGCCTCGAGGTGGATGCCGTCGAAACGGCGGCACCGGCGTTCAGCGATGTTGTCGTCGGTGAGATCACCGAATGCGAACAGCATCCCGACGCCGAGCGCCTGCGGGTCTGCCAGGTGAACGATGGTACCGATGAACCGAAAACCGTTGTCTGTGGCGCACCGAACGCCGTCGCTGGGCTGAAGGCGCCCTTTGCCCGGGTCGGGGCCCGGCTGCCCGAGGCCATGAAGATCAAGGCGGCCAAGCTGCGGGGTATCAAGTCCTTCGGCATGCTCTGCGCGGCGCGGGAGCTGGGGCTTTCGGAGGAAAGCGCCGGGCTCATGGCGCTTCCCGCCGAGGCCCCGGTCGGCGCGGATCTTCGCGACTGGCTGGATCTGGACGATCCGGTGATCGAGGTGGAGCTCACGCCCAACCGCAGCGACTGCCTGAGCATGGCCGGCGTTGCCCGCGAGGTCGGCGTGCTCACGCGCAATCCGGTGGCCGTGCCCGCGATCGAGGAGGTTCCTGCCACCACCGAGGCGACCCTCGGGGTGACGCTGGAAAGCCCGGCGGACTGCCCGCGGTACTGCGGCCGGGTGGTTCATGGCGTCAACACCCAGGCGCCGACCCCTACCTGGCTCGCTGAGCGCCTGCGCCGGGCGGGCATTCGGCCGCTGGGGATCGTGGTCGACATCACCAATTACCTCATGCTTGAGCTGGGACAGCCCATGCATGCCTTTGATCTGGCGATGCTCGTTGGCGGTATACGGGTCCGGCAGGCACGACCCGGCGAGCGTCTTGAGTTGCTCAATGGCGACACCGTCTCGCTGGGCGCGGACACGCTGGTGATCGCCGATGAGCAAAAGCCGGTGGCGCTGGCTGGCGTGATGGGTGGCCAGGCGACGGCGGTCAGTGACGGCACGACCGATATCTTCCTCGAGGCCGCTTTCTTCGCGCCGGCGGCCATCGCCGGACGGGCCCGGGAATACGGGCTGCATACGGACTCTTCCCATCGCTTCGAGCGGGGCGTTGATCCCGAGCGTTGTCGCGAGGCGATGGAGCGTGCGACGGCGCTGCTGCTGGCCCATGCAGGGGGAGAACCCGGTCCGGTGACGGAGGCCGTGGACGCGGTGCATCTGCCGCAGGAGCGGCGGGTGACAGTCCGCCCGACGCGCGTCAATGCGCTGCTCGGCACGGCGATCGATGAGGAGGCGATGCGCGAGACGCTTACCCGCCTTGGCATGGTGCCTGAGGAGAAGGGCGAGCACTGGGAAATCGTTGCACCGAGCTGGCGCTTCGATATTGCCCGCGAGGTGGATCTCATCGAGGAAATCGCCCGTATCCATGGCTACGACCGCCTTCCGTCGCGACGCACGGCGCTGCCCGCGAGTATTCCGCCGGAATCCGAGTCGCGGGTGACGCTGGCTCGGATCCGTTCGCTGCTGGTGGACCGCGGTTACCAGGAGGCCATCACCTACAGCTTCGTCTCCGAGGGGTTGCAGTCGGCGCTGGATCCGGAACACACGCCGCTCGCGCTGGCCAACCCGCTATCGAGCGACATGGGCGTGATGCGCAGTTCCCTCTGGCCCGGGCTGATTGGCGCGGTCATTCACAATCAAAATCGGCAGATGGCCCGTGTCCGGCTGTTCGAGGCCGGGCTGCGTTTCCGTGGCACGCTTGAAGATCTGGAGCAGACGCCGGTTGTTGCCGGTGTGGTGACCGGCTCCGCGCATGTCCAGCACTGGGCCGATGCCAGTCGGCCGGTCGACTTTTTCGATATCAAGGGCGATGTCGAGGCGCTTATCACGCTCGCCTCACCCCAGCGGCGGTGCCACTTCAGGCCGGAGAGCCATCCGGCATTACATCCGGGGCAGGCGGCGCGGGTCTATCTCGATGACCGGCCAATCGGCTGGGTCGGGGCGCTGCACCCGCAACAGGCGCGTGATCTGGATCTCGACAAGGGGGTCTACCTCTTCGAGCTGGAGCAGTCCGCCTTCCAGGATCGATCCCTGCCGGCATTCCAGCCGATCTCGCGCTATCCGGCCATCCGGCGGGACCTCGCCGTGGTCGTGGCCGAGTCGGTGACGGCGGAATCGGTGCGTGAGTGCATCAGTAAAGCCGCCGGGCAGTCGCTGCAGTCGCTGCAGCTTTTTGACGTCTATCGGGGCAAGGGCGTCCAAGACGGGTGTAAAAGTCTCGCCATGGGATTGATTGTGCAGGATTATTCCCGCACTCTTACCGATGAAGAAGTTGATCGCATCCAGCAGGACGTTATTCGCGCACTGGGCGAGTCGCTCGGTGCGGAATTGAGGGAGTAG
- the pheS gene encoding phenylalanine--tRNA ligase subunit alpha, whose product MSDELQALTEQAEAAVDEAGSVAALEEVRVAYLGKKGRLTEQLKQLGKLPADERPAAGQAINAAKQRVTERIEARRAALEQAELDAALEADRVDVTLPGRAESPGGLHPITRTLQRIESMFRGVGFAIAEGPEVEDDYHNFEALNIPADHPARAMHDTFYFDARHLLRTHTSPVQIRVMEAEGAPVRVIAPGRVYRCDSDLTHTPMFHQVEGLVVDEGVTFGDLKAVLEDFVRQFFEADLALRFRPSYFPFTEPSAEVDVECMFCYGDGCRVCSGSGWLEILGCGMVHPAVFEAAGIDAERYTGYAFGMGVERLAMLRYGVNDLRIFFENDLRFLRQFR is encoded by the coding sequence ATGAGTGACGAGCTCCAGGCATTGACCGAGCAGGCCGAGGCCGCCGTCGATGAAGCCGGCAGCGTGGCCGCGCTCGAGGAGGTCCGGGTCGCTTACCTGGGCAAGAAAGGCCGGCTGACCGAGCAGCTCAAGCAGCTGGGTAAGCTTCCAGCCGACGAGCGACCGGCCGCTGGTCAGGCGATCAATGCCGCCAAGCAGCGCGTGACCGAGCGGATTGAGGCACGCCGCGCTGCGCTGGAACAAGCCGAGCTCGATGCCGCGCTGGAGGCCGATCGGGTGGATGTCACACTCCCGGGCCGCGCCGAGTCACCGGGCGGGCTGCACCCAATCACCCGGACATTACAGCGCATCGAGTCGATGTTCCGCGGCGTCGGTTTCGCGATTGCCGAAGGCCCTGAGGTGGAGGATGACTACCACAACTTCGAGGCGCTCAATATTCCGGCGGATCATCCGGCCCGGGCGATGCATGACACTTTTTACTTCGACGCACGTCATCTGCTGCGCACGCACACCTCCCCGGTACAGATCCGGGTGATGGAGGCTGAAGGCGCCCCAGTCCGCGTGATCGCGCCCGGTCGTGTCTATCGTTGCGACTCCGATCTCACCCACACGCCGATGTTCCATCAGGTCGAGGGGCTGGTGGTGGACGAGGGCGTGACCTTCGGCGATCTCAAGGCCGTACTGGAGGACTTCGTCCGGCAGTTCTTCGAGGCCGATCTGGCATTGCGCTTTCGGCCCTCCTATTTCCCCTTCACCGAGCCCTCTGCCGAGGTGGATGTGGAGTGCATGTTCTGTTATGGCGACGGATGCCGGGTCTGTAGCGGCAGTGGCTGGCTGGAGATACTCGGTTGCGGGATGGTGCACCCGGCCGTATTCGAGGCCGCTGGCATCGATGCCGAGCGCTACACGGGCTATGCCTTTGGCATGGGCGTCGAGCGGCTCGCGATGCTGCGCTACGGGGTAAACGATCTGCGAATCTTTTTCGAGAATGATCTGCGCTTTCTGCGTCAGTTCCGCTAG
- the rplT gene encoding 50S ribosomal protein L20: protein MARVKRGVIARRRHKKVLGKAKGYYGARRKTFKVANQAVIKAGQYAYRDRRVRKREFRALWIQRINAAARTNGLSYSRLMNGLKQAEIEIDRKVLADMAVHDEAGFAALAERAKAALA from the coding sequence ATGGCCAGAGTAAAGCGTGGCGTCATTGCACGCCGCCGCCACAAGAAGGTCCTCGGCAAGGCGAAAGGCTATTACGGTGCGCGTCGGAAGACGTTCAAGGTAGCCAACCAGGCGGTCATTAAGGCCGGCCAGTACGCCTACCGGGATCGCCGGGTACGCAAGCGCGAATTCCGCGCGCTGTGGATCCAGCGCATCAACGCGGCCGCCCGCACGAACGGGCTTTCCTACAGCCGGCTCATGAACGGCCTCAAGCAGGCTGAGATCGAGATCGATCGCAAGGTGCTCGCCGATATGGCCGTGCACGATGAGGCCGGTTTTGCTGCGCTCGCCGAGCGCGCCAAGGCGGCGCTGGCCTGA
- the rpmI gene encoding 50S ribosomal protein L35: MPKIKTNRGAAKRFRKTASGRYKRAHAFHNHILTKKDAKRKAKLRATTLVSEQDTPAIRRLLPYV, from the coding sequence ATGCCTAAGATCAAGACGAACCGTGGCGCCGCCAAGCGTTTCCGCAAGACCGCGAGCGGTCGATACAAGCGGGCGCATGCTTTCCACAATCACATCCTCACCAAAAAGGATGCGAAGCGGAAGGCGAAGCTGCGTGCCACCACGCTGGTATCGGAGCAGGACACGCCGGCCATCCGGCGGCTGCTGCCATACGTTTGA
- the infC gene encoding translation initiation factor IF-3, with protein MAIRRKPGARRQQPGAGENRRINEDIQVPRVRLIDENGEQVGIVETPEAVQRAQTVNLDLVELDPNADPPVCRVMDFGKWKFEQSKKQQAAKKKQKQIQVKEVKFRPGTDVGDYDVKLRNLKKFLEDGDKVKVTLRFRGREMAHQELGAELLERVEKDLEDHATVDQRPRMEGRLMVMTMSPRKGK; from the coding sequence ATCGCTATACGCAGAAAGCCGGGGGCACGTCGCCAGCAGCCCGGCGCCGGTGAGAACCGGCGGATCAACGAAGACATCCAGGTGCCCCGCGTCCGCCTGATCGACGAAAACGGCGAACAGGTCGGCATCGTCGAAACGCCCGAAGCCGTACAGCGGGCACAGACCGTGAATCTGGATCTCGTGGAGCTCGATCCCAACGCCGATCCGCCCGTCTGCCGGGTGATGGATTTCGGAAAATGGAAATTCGAGCAGTCGAAGAAGCAGCAGGCCGCCAAGAAAAAGCAGAAGCAGATCCAGGTCAAGGAAGTGAAATTCCGGCCCGGAACGGACGTGGGCGACTACGACGTCAAGCTCAGGAACCTGAAAAAGTTTCTGGAGGATGGTGACAAGGTCAAGGTCACGCTGCGGTTCCGCGGCCGTGAAATGGCCCATCAGGAGCTGGGTGCCGAGCTGCTCGAGCGGGTCGAGAAGGACCTTGAGGATCATGCCACCGTTGATCAGCGCCCCCGAATGGAAGGCCGGTTGATGGTGATGACGATGTCTCCCCGGAAGGGGAAATAG
- the thrS gene encoding threonine--tRNA ligase, with protein MPQITLPDGSQRDYAEAVSVLDIARDIGPGLAKATVAGRVNGELVDACDLIEADAELQIITPKDPEGVDIIRHSCCHLLGQAVKQLYPEAQMAIGPVIEDGFYYDIRFDDGFHPEDLERIEQRMAELIDQEYDVIKQVTPRYEVLQLFRERGENYKVELVENLADVEAMALYHHQEYVDMCLGPHVPNTRFLKAFKLTKLAGAYWRGDANNEMLQRVYGTAFADRKALKAHMKFLEEAQKRDHRRIARSQDLFHLQDESPGMVFWHPNGWRVYTILQDYLRGRLEAHGYQEIRTPELVDRSLWERSGHWEKFREDMFTTHSEHRDYAVKPMNCPCHVQVYNQGLKSYRDLPLRLSEFGNCHRNEPSGTLHGLMRVRNFVQDDAHIFCTEDQLQNEVAAFLDLAFSVYRDFGFDDVQVALSTRPDKRVGEDALWDRAEASLEQALETKGMDWTLNPGEGAFYGPKIELSMRDCLNRVWQCGTMQVDFSMPGRLDAEYVTEAGDRAVPVMLHRAIFGSFERFIGVLTEHYGGDWPVWLAPVQVQVVNITDRQSDYAESVRKHLTGRGFRAECDLRNEKIGFKIREHTIRRVPYMVVVGDQERESGQVAVRTRAGEDLGAMSLEAFAERLDGEMARLGRTLVED; from the coding sequence ATGCCCCAGATAACCCTTCCCGACGGCAGTCAGCGTGACTATGCTGAGGCGGTCTCCGTTCTCGATATTGCCCGTGACATCGGCCCCGGCCTGGCCAAGGCAACGGTTGCCGGACGGGTCAATGGCGAGCTGGTCGATGCCTGTGATCTGATCGAGGCGGATGCCGAGCTGCAGATCATTACCCCCAAAGATCCCGAGGGTGTCGATATTATCCGGCACTCGTGCTGCCACCTGCTCGGTCAGGCCGTCAAGCAGCTTTACCCCGAGGCACAGATGGCCATCGGCCCGGTCATCGAGGACGGGTTCTACTACGACATCCGTTTTGACGACGGCTTTCATCCGGAGGACCTGGAACGGATCGAGCAGCGCATGGCCGAGCTGATTGATCAGGAGTACGACGTCATCAAGCAGGTGACGCCGCGCTACGAGGTCCTTCAGCTATTCCGCGAGCGTGGCGAGAACTACAAAGTCGAGTTGGTCGAGAACCTCGCCGACGTCGAGGCCATGGCGCTCTACCATCACCAGGAATACGTCGACATGTGCCTCGGGCCGCATGTCCCCAACACGCGGTTTCTGAAGGCCTTCAAGCTCACCAAGCTGGCTGGTGCCTACTGGCGCGGCGACGCGAACAACGAGATGCTGCAGCGGGTCTATGGCACGGCGTTTGCCGACCGCAAGGCGCTCAAAGCGCACATGAAATTCCTGGAAGAGGCGCAGAAGCGCGATCATCGCCGCATTGCCCGCAGCCAGGATCTGTTCCACCTCCAGGACGAGTCCCCCGGCATGGTGTTCTGGCACCCCAACGGCTGGCGTGTCTACACCATCCTCCAGGACTACCTGCGGGGTCGGCTCGAGGCGCATGGCTACCAGGAGATCCGCACGCCGGAGCTGGTTGACCGCAGCCTCTGGGAGCGTTCGGGCCACTGGGAGAAGTTCCGGGAGGACATGTTCACGACGCACTCCGAACATCGCGACTACGCGGTCAAGCCCATGAACTGCCCCTGCCACGTGCAGGTGTACAACCAGGGGCTGAAAAGTTACCGCGACCTGCCGCTACGGCTCTCGGAGTTCGGCAACTGCCACCGCAACGAACCGTCGGGAACGCTGCACGGGCTGATGCGTGTGCGCAATTTCGTCCAGGACGATGCACACATCTTCTGCACCGAGGATCAGCTCCAGAACGAGGTCGCCGCGTTTCTCGACCTGGCCTTCAGTGTCTATCGCGACTTCGGCTTTGATGATGTCCAGGTGGCGTTGTCAACCCGTCCGGACAAACGTGTCGGCGAGGACGCGCTCTGGGATCGCGCCGAGGCGTCGCTCGAGCAGGCACTTGAGACCAAGGGGATGGACTGGACGCTGAATCCGGGTGAGGGCGCGTTCTACGGGCCTAAGATCGAGCTGTCCATGCGCGACTGCCTCAATCGGGTCTGGCAGTGCGGCACCATGCAGGTCGATTTCTCGATGCCCGGACGACTGGATGCCGAATACGTCACCGAGGCGGGTGACCGCGCGGTGCCAGTGATGCTGCATCGGGCGATTTTCGGATCCTTCGAGCGCTTCATCGGTGTACTTACCGAACACTATGGCGGTGATTGGCCGGTCTGGCTTGCGCCGGTGCAGGTGCAGGTGGTCAATATCACTGATCGCCAGTCCGATTATGCCGAGAGCGTGCGGAAGCATCTGACCGGGCGGGGATTTCGAGCCGAGTGCGACTTGAGGAACGAGAAGATCGGCTTTAAGATTCGCGAACATACGATTCGACGGGTGCCGTATATGGTGGTCGTCGGAGATCAGGAGCGCGAATCGGGCCAGGTCGCCGTTCGCACCCGGGCAGGCGAGGACCTTGGCGCGATGTCGCTTGAGGCATTCGCTGAACGCCTGGATGGCGAGATGGCGCGTCTGGGCCGAACGCTTGTGGAGGACTGA
- a CDS encoding type II toxin-antitoxin system RelE/ParE family toxin: MAEVVWTEPALQGLDAIAEYIALDSPAAASRLVQEMFNKTKRLGDFPQSERIPPELPDSVYSELVVPPCRIFYREGESDVLVLYVMREERQLRAYMLGIR, from the coding sequence ATGGCTGAAGTAGTCTGGACGGAGCCTGCCCTTCAGGGGCTGGATGCCATCGCTGAGTATATTGCCCTGGATAGTCCTGCTGCCGCAAGTCGTTTGGTCCAAGAAATGTTCAACAAGACCAAGCGCTTGGGAGACTTCCCTCAATCCGAGCGAATCCCTCCGGAGCTCCCTGACTCGGTATACAGCGAACTGGTGGTGCCACCGTGTCGCATTTTTTATCGCGAGGGTGAGAGCGACGTTCTGGTCCTCTATGTGATGCGGGAGGAGCGACAGCTTCGTGCATACATGCTTGGGATCCGCTAA
- a CDS encoding type II toxin-antitoxin system Phd/YefM family antitoxin, which yields MKVELVTNLKRQATKILAELHGSKEPVLITEHGQPSAYLVDVQDYEFMQRRLELLEGLSRGERAVLEGRTYSQSEATEKMAKWLK from the coding sequence GTGAAAGTTGAACTTGTTACGAACCTCAAGCGCCAAGCGACAAAGATCCTGGCTGAGCTGCACGGGTCCAAAGAGCCGGTCCTGATCACCGAGCACGGCCAGCCATCAGCGTACCTTGTCGATGTGCAGGATTACGAGTTCATGCAGCGCCGACTGGAACTGCTTGAGGGGCTCTCAAGGGGAGAGCGTGCGGTACTTGAGGGAAGAACGTACAGCCAGAGTGAGGCCACGGAAAAAATGGCTAAATGGCTGAAGTAG